The genomic region GACGACCCAGCAGCAGCAGACGGTCGAGTACGCGTTCGAGAACAAGGATCGCGAGCAGGGGCGAACCATCATCGTCGAGCACCCGCGACTCGAGGGCTGGGAACTCGTGGACACCGCCGAGCCGAAGGAACGCACACAGGACACGCTGCGTTTTGAGGTGTCGGCCAAGGCCAACGACACGGCGAAACTGGCCGTGACGCAGCAGATCGTGCAGAGCCAACGGCTCGAGCTGCTCTCCTACGACCTGCCCACGCTGCTGGCGCACCAGCAGGCGGGGCGTGCATCGGCGAAGGTCGTCGAGGCGTTCCGGGAGGCCGCCCGGCGGCAGGCCCTCGTCCAGGAGGCGGAGAGGACGATCGCCCGGCTCCAGAACGAGCGCAATGAGATCAACACCGACCAGCAGCGCGTCCGCCAGAACATGCAGACCGTGGACCGCCAGAGCGACCTCTACACGCGCTACGTCAAGCGGCTCTCCGACCAGGAAACCCGCCTCGAACAGATCGGCGCGGAGATCACGCAGGCGACGAACGAGCGCGAACGCCTCCGGGCGGAACTGGCCGCGTACCTGCGGAGTCTGAACGTCGAGTGAACAAACGAGCCGCGACCGTGAGGGAGCGGTTCACCCTCACACGGCTTCACCCTTCACTCCGTCAACCACGCCAGCGCGATCTGCACCATTACCACGGCCAGCGCGGCCGCCATGACGAGCAGCACGACCGGGTGCGCGGGCGTGCGCTCGCGCTGAGCCGGCCGCACGAGCCGGAGCCGCGGCTCGACGCTCGGGCCGTGCAGCCCTTCGCCCAGTCGGGCCGCGTCCTGCACGATGGCGATCACGAGGTTCGTGTCGAACGGGCGCAGGCCGAGGTTCACGCCCAGCGCGACGAGGCGGTCGCGCTTCTCCGGCGGCAGGACGGCGGCACGACCGCCCTCCAGCGAGGCCGCCACTCGGACCGCCATCGCCCAGCGGGCGTCTGACGCGGTCAGCGCGGCCGCGGAGCGGTTCTCGACCTCGACCGCGTGGGCCGCGTCCGCCCATCGGATGTCCGGGGCAGCGTCGTCCGTGCGCACCGTTCGCCGACGCGGCAACGTCCCGGCGTTGACCACTCGCAACGCGGGCACGCCGGATCGGGACTGAAAACGCGGGTCCGTCACTCGCCATTTCTACGGGCGAACGGTGTGCCCGGCTCGCAGCATGCTCCGCCAGGCGCACAATCGCCGTTATTGGGACTCGCCCCGCGGCCGATACACTTCCCGCCCGGCACCGCATGACTCCCCCACGATTCGGCCAGAGAGCCATCGCGTGAGCGACCCCCGACCCGCAACGCCCGCTGCGCCGCTGCCCGAGGTCCGCACGCCTCTCGCGCCCGCCGATGCGCTTGCGCGGCTCTCGACCGCCGCCCGGCGCGGCCGCCTGCCCGACTACCGGCCGGTCGATGACACGGCCTTTGAGGCCGAGGCGTTCGCCACGCCGTTCACGCACGTCCTCAGGGGACGGTTTGCCGACGGGCAGGACGGCACGACGCGGATCACCTTCGACCTGCGGCGCCCGTGGCCGATGCCGGCGGTCTTCGCGGTCGTGCTCGCCGTCACGGTCTGGCCGGGCGTGCTGCTGACGGACTCGCTGCTGGCGACGTACTGGCCGGCCTACGGCGGATGGACGACGCGCATGCCGTGGCTGACCTACGCCTGGTACCTGCCGCTGACGGCCCTCCCGCTGCCGTGGGCGTGGCGTGCGTGCGTGCGCCGGTCGGCGGCGATGGCGCGCGAGTCCGCCCGCGAGACGATCTCGAAGATCGCCCGCGAGACGGACGGCACGCTGGCCGGCGCGGCGTGATGCGCGCCGGGTTGCACGTCACTTGACGTCCTTGCCCTCGACCACGTCCAGCGGCTTCGGATAGGGGTGACCGACGAACTCGCCCCGCTTCAACTTGCCGATGTACGTGTGGTAGGCCTTCATCGCCTGCGACCCGAAGATGAGCATGATCGGGATGTTGGCGAAGAGCATGACGCCCGTGCCGAGCGCGGTCCACGAGTCGAGCTGGGCGTCCGTGCGGATGAAGCCGAGCGTCGAGATGATGATGAGTGCGCAATAGCACACCTTGTAGAGCATGACGCCCCCGTTGCCGACGAGGTAGACGATCCCCTGCTCGCCGTAGTAGGCCCAGGAGATCATGGTTGAGACGGCGAAGAGCCAGCATGCGATGGTGACGAGCCACATCCCCAGGCCCGGCATCACGCGGTCGAAGGCGTGTCCGGTCAGGGCGGCACCGACGAAATCGTTGTAGAGACCCGGGCTGTCGAGTCGCGGCTCGTTGGGGGATGAGTACGGGGCCCAGGCGATGCGCAGCGTGCCGTTCACGTCCTGAACCAACCCTCGGAGGCGGTGCAGATCGCGGCCGGTGCGCGAGTCGTGGTCGCCGTGGACGATCATGAACACCGTGTTGCCCGCACGCCACGCCCCGCTGATGCGCCTGGCCTCGGCCGTCTTCTCCGGAACGCCCTCGGTCCGGGGCACCCACCGGGACGGGTCCGTCCCGAGCGCGACGACGGCGGAACGCGGCCAGACCTTGTACGCGGGTTCGCCCGGGCCGGTCTCGCCGTTGAGGAAGGCTACTTCCGATTCGCTCTCACCGATGAGCACGCCGTGGATGGTCCGCGATCGGGTTCCCTCCTGCACGGTCAGTGCGTGGGCGTTCACGAGGGCGGGCATCGAGTCAAAGGTCGCTTCCGCTTCGCGGTTCCACGCGCCGCTGAGCAGGATGACGAGCGTCGTCAGGGTGCAGACGACGATGGTGTCGATGAACGGCTCGAGGCCCGAGACGACGCCCTCGCGGACCGGCTCGTTCGTCTTGGCGGCGGAGTGGGCGATGGGGGCCGACCCCTGGCCCGACTCGGACGAGAACAACGCCCGCTTCATGCCCCACAGGAAGGCGTACCCGGCGGTGCCGCCGAGGAACGCGCCGCCGGCCTCGGCGGGCGTGAAGGCCGAGACGACGATGAGTTTCAGCATGTTCGGGATGTCGCCGATGTGCACGACGAGGACGTACACCGCCGCCAGCAGGTACAGGATGCACATGAGCGGCACCAGCCGCCCGGCCACCGCGCCGATGCGCTTGATGCCCCCGATGATGACCATGCCGACGAGGATCGCGAGGATCACGCCGACCACGAACTTCGGCACGGCCGGGAAGTAGCTGTTGGTGATCTCGGCGACGTTCCAGGCCTGGAACATGTTGCCGCCGGTGATCGCCGAGATGATGAGCGTGACGCAGAAGATGCCGCCGACGATCGCGCCCAGCGGCTTGAGCGCGGGGCTCCACTTCTCGAAGCCCTTCTGCGCCACCCACATCGGCCCGCCGTGCGGGTTCTCGGGGTCGTCGGTGTTGCGGTAGAGCATGGCGAGCGTGACCTCGGTCATCTTCAACGCCATGCCGAAGATGCCCACCATCCACATCCAGAAGACCGCGCCTGGCCCGCCCAGCGCGATGGCCAGCGCGACGCCGCCGATGTTGCCCAGCCCCACCGTCGCCGAGAGCGCGGTCGAGAGCGCCTGGAAGTGGTTGATCGCGCCCGGGTCGGCCTTGTTGTCGTACTTGCCGCGGATCACCTGCACGCCGTGCGTCAGCGCGCGGTACTGCCCGAAGCCGGACCAGATTGTGAACAGCACGCCCGTGGCGAGCACGATGTACAGGACGTAGTCGTGCCAGAGCACGCCGTTGATCACGTCGATGAAGTCGGTCAGGGCTTGCATGTCGGCTCCGTGCTGTGGGTCGCCGGCGCGATGCGGCCCTGGTCCGGCGGGCCGCGCGAGGGCGTCCGTGTCTGTCCCGGGCGCGACCCCCGCCGCCCCGGGCGAGCGGGGAGTATCGTCGATCCTGCATGTGGTGTCCAGAGGCCCTGGTCGAGGCCTGCACAGCCGCCCTCCGGGCCGAGGCCCGTCGTCTCGACGCCGAGCAGGCCGTCCACGGCCTCGACGCCCTCGACGAGACCGCCTTCCACCCCATCCTCGCCGCCGGCCTCGCGGACGCCGGCTTCGAGGCGCTCCGCGAGCAGCCCTACCCCGGCGAGCCGGCCCGCCTCGCACGGCACGCCGAGCGGAAGCGGTGCGACCTGGTCGTGCTCGAACGCCCGGGGCTGCGCCTCATGGACGAGACGGTCGAGCTGCGGGAGCGCGACCGGGCCGCGGGCACCCTCTTCGAGGCGTCCGCCGCGGTTGAGCGCATGCCCCAGGGCGCCGTCCCCCCCTCCGACGCGGCGTGGCTCGAAGTGAAGGCCGTCGGACAGTTCACCTACGTCGAGGGGTTCGCCGGGCCGAACCGGCGTTACGCCGCCGAGCTGGTCGGCGGTCCGCTCGCCGACGCCCGCAAGCTCGCCGCCGAACGCGCCATCCGGCTCGCGGGCGTGCTCATCATTCTCTTCACCGCCGACGCTGCGACGGCCGAGCACGACCTGCACGCCCTCGCGCACAAGGCCCTCGACCGCGACCTGCCCGTCGGCGCGCCGATCCTCGACGGCTTCGGCCTGACCGACCGCATCGGCAACGCGCGGTGCACCGTCGCGCTCCTGCCCGTGCGACCCGGGCCGGACTGATCGCGCGACGCGGGGTTCATCCGACGATCCCCGGGGATCAGCGATGGATCCCCGGGGTCCAGCGACGGATCCCCGGGGCGCAGCGGCCGGAACGCAGGGACCGAAGGCAGAACCCGCGGGTCAGACCGTCTCGGCCGCGACGCTCACCAGCCCGAGCGACTGCTCGACGGCGTCGGCCGCGCTGCGGGCCGCGTGCCGGCCCGCGAACTTCTCCGCGATCCGCGCCATCTCCGCCCGCTGCCGGGCCGCGAGCGACGGGTCCGCGAGCAGCCGCAGGGCGTGCTCGGCGATCGGCTCCGGGCCGCCGAAGTGCGGCACCAGCTCCGGCACGATCTCCCGCCCCGCGATCAGGTTGGGGAGCGTGAAGAACTCGGTCGAGAGCACCCACCGCGCCAGCAGCACGTACACCAGCGGGTTCGAGCGGTAGACGATGACCATCGGCCGCTGCTGGCGGGCGATCTGGAGCGTGACCGTGCCGCTCACGACCAGCGCCAGCTCGCACCAGTGGATGACCGCGTCGGCCCGCCCCGCCACCACGCTGAGCGACCCGGGCCAGCCGCCGTGGCCCGCCGCGATCGCCCGCAGCCGCTGCTCGACGGCCGGCGTCGTCGCCGCGACCACGCCGACCGCCCCCTCGTGCGCCCGGCCGATCGCCCGGAACGCCTCCAGCAGCAGCGGGAAGTTCTTCGTGATCTCGGCGGGCCGCGAGCCGGGCATCAGGGCGATGCGGGGCGATCCTTCGGGCAGTCCCGCCGCGGCCTCGTCGAGCGCGGCCCGGTCCAGCGGCCGGTCGAAGAGCGGGTGCCCGATGAACCGCGCCGGGATCCCCCGCTCGCCGAACCACGCCTGCTCGAAGGGGAGCAGGCAGAGCAGCAGATCGGTCAGCCGGCGCAGCTTGTGGATGCGCCACCCCCCCCACGCCCAGACCTGCGGCGCGACCAGGTGCACGATGCGCAGCCCCATCGACCGCGCGATCCGGCAGATCGGGAAGTTCGCCGCGGGCGAGTCCACCGGCACGAGCAGCCGCACCTCCGGGTGCCTCTCGAGCCACGCCCGCACCCGCCGGTTGATCCGCTGGTGCTCGCGCACCTTCGCCAGCCCCGGCACGCCCATCACCGCGTCCTCGCCCGTGCGCTCGACGAGCGTCGCCCCCGCGGCCGCCATCTTCGGCCCGCCCCAGGCGTAGATCGGGAGCGTCGGGTGCCGCGAGCGGAGCTCGCGCACGACCGCCGCGGCGTGATCGTCCCCGCTCGGCTCGAAGGCCGTGAAGAGCACCCCCGACACCTCGGGCGCGACGGCGGGCAGGCTCTCGGCGCGACGGCTCAAGGACGGACTCAAGCGACCGGCGGGCGGCAAGTCAACGCCGGCGCGTCGCCGTCAGAACCCCGCGGCCCGGAGCCACTCCGAAGGCTGGCGGCCCAGCGCAATGGCCACGGCGACCAGCGATTCGAGGCTCGGCAGGTGCGCGCCGCGCTCGATCGAGCTCAGCTGGCTCACGCTCACGCCGGACTCGTCGGAGAGCTCCTTGAGCGTCCAGCCGCGCTCCGTCCGCGCCAGCCGGATGTGCCGCCCGAGCTCCTGGCGCAGCCGGTCCTGCGGCCGCTCGCCGAGATGGAACGCCGCCGCCGCCTGCGCGAGCGTCCGGCGCAGCTCCTCCACCGAGAACGGCTTGGCGAGATAGTCGAAGACGTCCTGCCGGAACGTCTGCCGCATGCTGTCCAGCGACGGGTAGCCCGTGACCACGATCACGCACAGCCGCGACCACCGCCGGCGGATCTCGGCCAGCACCTCCTCGCCGCTGTGCGGCCCCATCTTGATGTCCAGCAGGACCACGTCCGGCAACGCCCGCTCGCACTCGGCGTAGAACGCCGCCGGCGTCGCCACCGCCCGCACCTCGTGCCCCTCCTCCTCGAGCACGCGGCGGACGTACTCGCGGAAGTCGTCGTCGTCGTCGAGCGCGACGATCGACAGCCGGTGCGGCACGGGTTCGCTTTCAGCGGGCGTCACGGAACGTTCTTCGCCTCCTCGCTTCTGCCGGCCGTGTCCGCCGCGGGCGCGGGGAGCACGACCTCGAACACCGCCCCGGACCTGCCGGGACGGTTGCGGGCCAGCATAACGCCGCCGTGCTCCCGCACGATGCCCTCGGCCACCGCCAGCCCCAGCCCGGTGCCGCGGGCGTCCAGCGTCGTGCTCACGAACGGCTCGAACATCCGCGAGAGGACCGCCGGCTCGATGCCTGGGCCGTTGTCCGTCACGGTGAGGGCGATCCAGTCGCCCCCGTCCCGGCGGGACAATGTTGCTTCGACTTCGACCGCGGGACGGCCGTTGGACTGCGACCGGCCCGCCCCGCGCCGGGCGGCATCGACCGCGTTCCGCACGAGGTTCACCAGCACCTGCACGAGCCGATCGCCGTCGCAGTCGAGTTCCATCGCATCGGGCACGCGATCCACCATCTCGACGTCCGCCGAGCCTCGGTCGAGTCGGACGAGCGTCAAGGCCTCCTCGACGAGCGGCCGCAGGCGAACACGCGCGGTCTCCGGCGGTCGGGCGCGCGCGAAGTCCAGCAGGCTCTCGCTCAGGCGTTCGAGCCGCCGCACCACCCGGAGCATGAGCTCCGCCTCAGCGGCGTCGACGCGGTGCGTCGGCTCGGCGGCCAGCTTCTCCACGAGTCCCTTGAGCACCGCCAGCGGCGTGTTCAGCTCGTGCGCGATGCCCGCCGACATCATCCCCAGGCTCGCCAGCCGGTCCGCGTCCGCGAGGTTCCGGCGGGCCGTTTCCAGCAGGTGGTTCTTGCGCCGCAGATCGGTCGCGACTTCCTCCAGCCGAGAGAGCGCATCGGCGAGCGCGGCCTCGTGCCGGCGCAGCGACACGATCGACCGGTTCCGCGACCGCATGATGTCCCCGAGTTCGTCGGCCGGGATCGCGGATTCGGGGATGATCTCCTCCGAGGCACGCCCGGCCTGCACGGCCTCGTCCGCGGCGAGAATGCGGCGGATCGGCGAGTAGACCTGCCGCGGCAGCACGAAGACCTCGAACGCCGCCGCGATCAGCCCGTAGAACGACAGCAGCGCGAGCGCGACCAGGCCGTACAGCCTGAGCACGGCCGACCGCGCCGCCTCGATCCGCGCCCGCGCGGTGACGAACACGCCCTCGCCCTCCTCCCACGCGACGAAGAGCGCCGCGACCTGGCTCTCGTCGTCCGCCGGCGCTCCGGTCGGGGTCCACGGTCTCGACCGCGCGAGCGCGGCGAGGCCCGGGTCAAGCCCGAGTTCCTCCGCGCTGCCGGCACGCATTTCAAGACCGCGCTCGCGGGCCGACGCGCTCGACGCAAGCGCGGCCAGGTCCGCCGACGAACCGCCCGCCCGCGCCTCGGCCGCGACGAGGCGCAACGCGAGCGCGGCGTGATCGGCCTCGGCCTCGCGGACGACCTTCGCGAGCGCGGGCCGCAACGCGAGCAGCAGCATCGCCGTCAGGGCGAGCGAGAAGCACGTGTGCAGCACGATCAACTTCCGCCGCACGCCCATGCCGAAGAGCAGCCGGCGACGGCGCTTGTCGCTCCGCGTGCCGGCTTCCCCCCCACCACCCTCACCTAGACTCGCCCCGTGATCGGCCACGGTGGATCGTTCGAGACGCGCTCGCCCGGGGCAAGCGCCCAGGCGGCGGACGCCAGGGACGCGGCCACGCGCCTGGTCGCCCACCACGCGCGCCGCTTCCCGAACCTCGAACCCGCCGAACTCCCCGAGTCGGGGCTTGATGCGCGCGATGCGGCCTTCGCGCACGCCATCGCGGACGCCTGCGTGCGCCGCTGGCTCACGCTCCGCTATCTGCTGGAACGATGCCTGTCGCGCCCGTGGTGGAAGGTCGAGCCGAAGGTGCAGGCCGCGCTGCTCGTCGGTGCGGCCCAGCTGCTCCTGCTCGACCGCGTGCCCACGCACGCCGCCATCGACGAGACGGTCGAGTGGGCGAAGCGGCACGTGCGGCCGGGGGCTGGCGGGATGGTGAACGCCGTCCTGCGTGCGCTCGCGAAGTTGCGCGCGCCGGACGGGTCGGGCGAGCGGGCGCTGCGCGAGCGGGCGACGCTCGCCCGGGACGAGTTGCCGCTCTCCGACGGCCGTGCGCTCGCCTTGGCCGGGCCGGCGCTCCCCGACGACCCCGTCGCGCGCCTGGGCGTGGCGACAAGCCTGCCCGAATGGCACGTCCGCCGCTGGGTGAAGAGGCACGGCCATGACTGGTCGCGGTACCAGGCGTTGCACACGCTCGTGCCGCCGCCCACGGTGCTGAACGTCGCCCACGCCGCGTCGCCGTTGCCGGCGGACACGCCGGTGGAGCCGCACGATGCGTCGGGTCACCTCGTGTGGACCGGTCCCCGCGCCGCGCTCGTTGCGCTGCTGCGGAGTCGCTCCGACGTCTGGGTGCAGGACGCCGGCTCCGCGCTCTCCGTCGGCGCGGCGGCGAACGAGCGACCTTCGCTTATCGCCGACGTCTGCGCCGGGCAGGGCACGAAGACCCGCCAACTGGCCGCGTTGTTCCCGAGCGCCCGGATCGTGGCGACGGACGTGGACGACTCGCGGCGCGCCGTGCTGGCCGAGACCTTCGCCCGGCATCCCGGCGTGGAGGTCATCGACCCTTCCCTCCTGCGGCAGCGTTGCGACGGGCGAACCGACCTCGTGCTCCTCGACGTGCCGTGCAGCAACAGCGGCGTCCTCGCCAGGCGGGCCGAGGCTCGCTACCGCCTCGGAGAACGCCAGCTCGAACGGCTGACGGGCACCCAGCGGCAGATCATCGCTGACTCGATCCCGTTGCTCTCTCCGCGCGGTCGCATCCTTTACTCGACGTGCAGCCTCGAGCCGGAGGAGAACGAGGAGATGGTCGAGTGGGCGGGCAGGTGGCACCGATTCTCACCCGCACGCGGCGGCCTGGCCGCGCCGACCGGCCTGCCGGGAGAATCTCACAACTCGTACCGCGACGGCTCGTTCGCTTCGCTTCTGGCACGATGACACGCCGAAAATGAGGGCGGGCCTCGGGCGTGGGGGCTACACTGTCCGCCACCCCTCCGGGGGCCTCGCGTGCGGCGACGGAACGCCGACCGAGTGCGCCGGGTCCGGTCCTTTCGCTCCGCCGAGGTGAGGCCGATGAACTTGCTGGACATCCTCACCCCCGAGTGCATTCGCGCGCCGCTGCACGCGGCCGACAAACGCGGGGTGATCGATGAACTGGTGGACCTGCTCGCGGTCGCGGGCAAGGTCGAGAACCCGGCCACGCTCAAGGAAGCTGTCTGGACCCGCGAGCAGACCCGCACGACGGGCATCGGGCACGGCTTGGCCATCCCACACGGCAAGTGCCCGGGCATGCCCGCGCTCGCCATGGCGCTCGGACGACCAGCCCAGCCGCTCGACTTCGAGGCCATCGACAATCAGCCCGTGCGCCTCGTCGTCCTCCTGGCCAGCCCCGCCGACCGGACGAGCGACCACATCCAGGCTCTCGCCCGCATCAGCCGCCTGATGACGATGGAAGACTTCCGCGAACGGATGTACAACGCGGCGAGCGCTCAGGAAATCTGGGAACTCCTCAGGGCAGCCGAATCCCGGTCCTGAACCCGAGCGTCACCCGCCGCGTCGGCGGCGCGGCATGCGACGATGACGCCGGCCAACGCCTCCAACCTCCCGAGCGCACGGTCCGCCTGGGACCGGAAGACCACGAACGGGAAGAGCGTCGCCAACGCCACAACCAGCCCGAACGCGGTCGTGTACAGCGCTTCCCCGATGCCTCCCGCCACCAGCGCGGGGTCCGTGACGACCTCCGCCCCGCCGAGCAGCCGGAAACTGCGGATGATGCCCGTCACCGTGCCGAGGATGCCGAGCATCGGTGCTGCGGTGATGATCGTCGAGAGCGGTACGGCGAACCGTTCGAGGGCGGGACGTATCGCCTCGATCTGCTCGGCGGCGAGCGCTTCCAGAGCCTCGCGCGACGCCTCGCCCGAACCAAGCAGCGATGCCGCGAGACGCCCGTAGACCGACGCGTCCGAGTCCGCGAGCGCAGTGGCCGCGGCAACGTCGCCCTTCCGCAGCCTTGACGTGATCTTCGCCAACCGCCGCACCCGACCCCGGCTGTGTGTGCTCATCCAGAAGGCGGCCCGCTCGAAGCACAGCGCGCCCGCCAGCAGGCTCAACGCCAGCAGCGGGTACATGACCCA from Synechococcales cyanobacterium CNB harbors:
- the lpxB gene encoding lipid-A-disaccharide synthase is translated as MPPAGRLSPSLSRRAESLPAVAPEVSGVLFTAFEPSGDDHAAAVVRELRSRHPTLPIYAWGGPKMAAAGATLVERTGEDAVMGVPGLAKVREHQRINRRVRAWLERHPEVRLLVPVDSPAANFPICRIARSMGLRIVHLVAPQVWAWGGWRIHKLRRLTDLLLCLLPFEQAWFGERGIPARFIGHPLFDRPLDRAALDEAAAGLPEGSPRIALMPGSRPAEITKNFPLLLEAFRAIGRAHEGAVGVVAATTPAVEQRLRAIAAGHGGWPGSLSVVAGRADAVIHWCELALVVSGTVTLQIARQQRPMVIVYRSNPLVYVLLARWVLSTEFFTLPNLIAGREIVPELVPHFGGPEPIAEHALRLLADPSLAARQRAEMARIAEKFAGRHAARSAADAVEQSLGLVSVAAETV
- a CDS encoding HAMP domain-containing histidine kinase; protein product: MADHGASLGEGGGGEAGTRSDKRRRRLLFGMGVRRKLIVLHTCFSLALTAMLLLALRPALAKVVREAEADHAALALRLVAAEARAGGSSADLAALASSASARERGLEMRAGSAEELGLDPGLAALARSRPWTPTGAPADDESQVAALFVAWEEGEGVFVTARARIEAARSAVLRLYGLVALALLSFYGLIAAAFEVFVLPRQVYSPIRRILAADEAVQAGRASEEIIPESAIPADELGDIMRSRNRSIVSLRRHEAALADALSRLEEVATDLRRKNHLLETARRNLADADRLASLGMMSAGIAHELNTPLAVLKGLVEKLAAEPTHRVDAAEAELMLRVVRRLERLSESLLDFARARPPETARVRLRPLVEEALTLVRLDRGSADVEMVDRVPDAMELDCDGDRLVQVLVNLVRNAVDAARRGAGRSQSNGRPAVEVEATLSRRDGGDWIALTVTDNGPGIEPAVLSRMFEPFVSTTLDARGTGLGLAVAEGIVREHGGVMLARNRPGRSGAVFEVVLPAPAADTAGRSEEAKNVP
- a CDS encoding response regulator, yielding MTPAESEPVPHRLSIVALDDDDDFREYVRRVLEEEGHEVRAVATPAAFYAECERALPDVVLLDIKMGPHSGEEVLAEIRRRWSRLCVIVVTGYPSLDSMRQTFRQDVFDYLAKPFSVEELRRTLAQAAAAFHLGERPQDRLRQELGRHIRLARTERGWTLKELSDESGVSVSQLSSIERGAHLPSLESLVAVAIALGRQPSEWLRAAGF
- a CDS encoding MotA/TolQ/ExbB proton channel family protein translates to MPGWVQLLVEIFRTGGWVMYPLLALSLLAGALCFERAAFWMSTHSRGRVRRLAKITSRLRKGDVAAATALADSDASVYGRLAASLLGSGEASREALEALAAEQIEAIRPALERFAVPLSTIITAAPMLGILGTVTGIIRSFRLLGGAEVVTDPALVAGGIGEALYTTAFGLVVALATLFPFVVFRSQADRALGRLEALAGVIVACRAADAAGDARVQDRDSAALRSSQIS
- a CDS encoding sodium:alanine symporter family protein; protein product: MQALTDFIDVINGVLWHDYVLYIVLATGVLFTIWSGFGQYRALTHGVQVIRGKYDNKADPGAINHFQALSTALSATVGLGNIGGVALAIALGGPGAVFWMWMVGIFGMALKMTEVTLAMLYRNTDDPENPHGGPMWVAQKGFEKWSPALKPLGAIVGGIFCVTLIISAITGGNMFQAWNVAEITNSYFPAVPKFVVGVILAILVGMVIIGGIKRIGAVAGRLVPLMCILYLLAAVYVLVVHIGDIPNMLKLIVVSAFTPAEAGGAFLGGTAGYAFLWGMKRALFSSESGQGSAPIAHSAAKTNEPVREGVVSGLEPFIDTIVVCTLTTLVILLSGAWNREAEATFDSMPALVNAHALTVQEGTRSRTIHGVLIGESESEVAFLNGETGPGEPAYKVWPRSAVVALGTDPSRWVPRTEGVPEKTAEARRISGAWRAGNTVFMIVHGDHDSRTGRDLHRLRGLVQDVNGTLRIAWAPYSSPNEPRLDSPGLYNDFVGAALTGHAFDRVMPGLGMWLVTIACWLFAVSTMISWAYYGEQGIVYLVGNGGVMLYKVCYCALIIISTLGFIRTDAQLDSWTALGTGVMLFANIPIMLIFGSQAMKAYHTYIGKLKRGEFVGHPYPKPLDVVEGKDVK
- a CDS encoding PTS sugar transporter subunit IIA, giving the protein MNLLDILTPECIRAPLHAADKRGVIDELVDLLAVAGKVENPATLKEAVWTREQTRTTGIGHGLAIPHGKCPGMPALAMALGRPAQPLDFEAIDNQPVRLVVLLASPADRTSDHIQALARISRLMTMEDFRERMYNAASAQEIWELLRAAESRS